Proteins from one Halopseudomonas pelagia genomic window:
- a CDS encoding methyl-accepting chemotaxis protein, whose product MSLFNFSRKDRNGAEQLDRLFDHLDLSVTVPEQAGLLGRIGRLTGKLQQRITLSLHAAVGIAAHAPKLASIARATETQGDQLAESSEMIASAIEEISASLESELVPGATAVANLASSVSTQLQACETDSQLVLGQVDTIQATEQSLAAEIQTLSKQLEEVNQVIAMIANISQQTNLLALNAAIEAARAGEQGRGFAVVADEVRRLAGHTTQATDQVGQIINGLRGGMQRLHQAGDSMHQAISDGREGILRVDQGLSHATESMAQLDQRVAGMASGTEQIGAAVRSVSADVQKVADVAGDLKQSATQVREHSDAVRLESDRLLEGLGEFQLAVHQQIRERVVALAKEPAICSGIGAAEQLMRSCLVQDGRFELMYLVGADGMQVSENILAPDLESSSAKSMKGSNWSSRSWFRKVKDQLTPQISPVYRSSATDAFCFTLSAPVFSENGQLRYVIGADVRLSALLEHGGTSGRPQLTAIAS is encoded by the coding sequence ATGAGTCTTTTCAACTTCTCCCGCAAGGATAGAAACGGAGCCGAGCAGCTGGACAGGCTGTTCGATCACCTGGATCTGAGTGTCACCGTGCCGGAACAAGCCGGCCTGCTTGGCAGAATCGGTCGATTGACCGGCAAACTGCAGCAGCGCATTACGCTCAGCCTGCACGCGGCCGTGGGGATAGCTGCGCATGCGCCGAAACTGGCGAGCATTGCCAGAGCAACAGAAACTCAGGGCGACCAATTGGCCGAATCCTCGGAGATGATCGCCAGTGCGATCGAGGAAATCAGTGCGAGCCTGGAGTCGGAACTGGTGCCGGGCGCGACTGCCGTGGCGAATCTGGCCAGCAGCGTATCCACCCAGTTGCAGGCTTGCGAAACCGACAGCCAACTGGTGCTCGGCCAGGTCGACACCATACAGGCAACCGAACAATCGCTAGCAGCGGAAATCCAGACCCTGAGCAAGCAGCTTGAAGAGGTCAACCAGGTGATCGCGATGATCGCCAACATCTCTCAGCAGACCAATCTGTTGGCGCTCAATGCGGCTATTGAAGCGGCCCGCGCCGGTGAACAAGGCCGTGGTTTTGCGGTGGTCGCCGACGAGGTACGACGTTTGGCGGGCCACACCACCCAGGCAACGGATCAGGTCGGGCAGATCATCAATGGCCTGCGCGGCGGCATGCAAAGACTTCATCAAGCCGGGGACAGCATGCACCAGGCCATCTCCGACGGCCGCGAAGGCATTTTACGGGTTGATCAGGGGCTCAGCCATGCGACCGAATCCATGGCCCAACTGGATCAACGCGTGGCTGGCATGGCCAGTGGTACAGAGCAGATCGGCGCGGCCGTACGCTCGGTCAGCGCCGACGTGCAAAAAGTCGCTGACGTTGCCGGTGACCTGAAGCAAAGCGCTACCCAGGTCCGCGAACACAGTGATGCGGTCCGGTTGGAGAGTGACCGTCTGCTGGAGGGGCTGGGCGAATTTCAGCTAGCAGTCCACCAACAAATTCGCGAGCGCGTGGTCGCATTGGCGAAGGAACCCGCGATCTGCTCAGGCATCGGGGCAGCCGAGCAACTGATGCGTAGCTGCCTGGTACAGGATGGCCGCTTTGAATTGATGTACCTGGTGGGTGCAGATGGCATGCAGGTCAGCGAAAACATTCTGGCGCCAGATCTTGAATCCAGCAGCGCCAAGAGCATGAAGGGTAGCAATTGGTCGAGCAGAAGCTGGTTTCGCAAGGTCAAAGATCAGCTCACCCCGCAGATCAGTCCGGTTTACCGCTCCTCGGCTACCGATGCCTTTTGTTTTACCCTCTCAGCTCCGGTGTTTTCCGAGAATGGGCAATTGCGCTATGTGATTGGAGCTGACGTGCGCCTGTCTGCACTGCTGGAGCATGGTGGTACCAGCGGAAGGCCACAGCTGACCGCAATAGCCAGCTGA
- the fabB gene encoding beta-ketoacyl-ACP synthase I, with protein MRRVVITGMGIISCLGQDLESVTASLKAGKSGIRHNPSYAEMGLRSHVSGTVDIDLEAAIDRKVKRFMGDAAGFAYLSMQQAIADAGLSAEDISHPRIGLIAGSGGASTLNQMEAIDILREKGVKKIGPYRVPRTMGSTVSACLATPFKIKGINYSISSACATSAHCIGSAMEQIQLGKQDMVFAGGGEEEHWSQSMLFDAMGALSTQYNDTPEKASRAYDTKRDGFVIAGGGGMVVVEELEHALARGAKIYAEVVGYGATSDGYDMVAPSGEGAVRCMQQALATVDGTIDYLNTHGTSTPVGDVAELKAIREVFGDKAPKISSTKSLSGHSLGAAGVQEAIYCLLMMRDNFLTASANIDELDENAAGLPILLERADEAANLMMSNSFGFGGTNATLVLKRWTGA; from the coding sequence ATGCGTCGCGTCGTTATTACCGGTATGGGCATCATTTCCTGCCTGGGCCAGGACCTGGAATCGGTCACCGCCAGCCTCAAAGCTGGCAAATCGGGGATTCGTCATAACCCTTCATATGCTGAAATGGGGCTGCGCAGTCACGTTTCCGGCACCGTCGATATCGATCTGGAAGCCGCCATTGACCGCAAGGTCAAGCGCTTCATGGGCGATGCCGCAGGTTTCGCTTACCTCTCCATGCAGCAGGCGATTGCCGATGCCGGCTTGAGCGCGGAAGACATCAGCCACCCCCGCATCGGCCTGATTGCTGGTAGCGGCGGCGCCTCCACCTTGAATCAGATGGAAGCGATCGACATCCTGCGTGAAAAAGGCGTCAAGAAGATCGGGCCATATCGCGTGCCGCGCACCATGGGCAGCACCGTTTCCGCCTGTCTGGCCACGCCATTCAAGATCAAGGGCATCAACTACTCGATTTCCTCCGCCTGTGCCACCAGTGCGCATTGCATCGGCAGTGCCATGGAGCAGATTCAACTCGGCAAACAGGACATGGTCTTTGCTGGCGGCGGTGAGGAAGAACATTGGTCGCAGTCGATGCTGTTCGATGCGATGGGCGCCCTCTCCACCCAGTACAACGATACCCCCGAGAAAGCCTCGCGCGCTTATGACACCAAGCGTGACGGTTTCGTCATCGCGGGTGGCGGCGGTATGGTGGTGGTTGAAGAACTGGAACATGCCCTGGCTCGCGGCGCGAAGATCTATGCCGAAGTGGTTGGCTACGGCGCTACCTCCGATGGCTACGATATGGTCGCACCCAGCGGTGAAGGCGCAGTGCGCTGCATGCAGCAAGCCCTGGCTACCGTTGATGGCACTATCGATTACCTCAACACTCACGGCACCTCCACACCGGTAGGCGACGTCGCAGAACTCAAGGCGATCCGTGAAGTGTTTGGTGACAAGGCACCGAAGATCAGCTCGACCAAGAGCCTCTCGGGGCACTCACTAGGCGCTGCTGGCGTACAGGAAGCCATCTACTGCCTGCTGATGATGCGCGACAACTTCCTCACCGCTTCGGCGAATATCGACGAGCTGGACGAGAATGCCGCCGGCCTGCCGATTCTGCTCGAACGCGCCGATGAAGCTGCAAACCTGATGATGTCCAACAGCTTCGGCTTTGGCGGCACCAACGCCACCCTGGTACTCAAGCGCTGGACTGGCGCCTGA
- the fabA gene encoding 3-hydroxyacyl-[acyl-carrier-protein] dehydratase FabA, with protein MSKQNAYTREELLKCSRGELFGPGNAQLPAPNMLMIDRITHISETGGRYGKGEIVAELDINPDLWFFACHFEGDPVMPGCLGLDAMWQLVGFHLGWLGYEGKGRALGSGEVKFFGQVLPTAKKVTYTIHIKRTINRSLTLGIAEGSMAVDGREIYTAEGLRVGLFTSTDSF; from the coding sequence ATGTCTAAACAGAATGCGTACACCCGGGAAGAGTTGCTTAAATGCAGCCGTGGCGAATTGTTCGGGCCCGGAAACGCACAATTGCCCGCCCCCAACATGCTGATGATCGACCGCATCACCCACATCAGCGAAACCGGCGGTAGATACGGCAAGGGCGAGATCGTCGCCGAACTGGATATCAATCCTGATCTCTGGTTTTTTGCTTGCCATTTTGAGGGCGACCCGGTCATGCCTGGCTGCCTGGGTCTGGATGCCATGTGGCAGCTGGTGGGTTTCCACCTCGGTTGGCTCGGCTATGAAGGCAAAGGCCGCGCACTGGGCTCCGGCGAAGTGAAGTTCTTCGGCCAGGTACTGCCCACTGCGAAAAAAGTCACTTATACCATCCATATCAAACGCACCATCAACCGCTCTCTGACCCTCGGCATCGCCGAAGGCAGCATGGCCGTCGATGGGCGTGAAATCTACACCGCCGAAGGTTTGCGGGTAGGTCTGTTTACATCTACCGATAGCTTCTGA